A window of Desulfovibrio sp. contains these coding sequences:
- the hemB gene encoding porphobilinogen synthase has translation MTAFHRGRRLRSTPELRTLVRETAPLLVEDLIQPYFVVETEDRDFRKEIGSMPGQFQLSLGELEKQVERAVDTGLHSVILFGIPAVKDAKACGAYADDGIVQEAVRLLKSRWPKLFVITDVCLCEYMSHGHCGILTPEGVVRNDATLPLLAQTAVSHVRAGADMVAPSDMMDGRVAAIRQALDDAGFTGTPLMSYAVKYASAYYGPFREAAESAPSSGDRKSYQMDPANAREALREAYADLDEGADALIVKPAGPYADIIRLVRDHVDVPLCAYQVSGEYSMIRAAGINGWVDERAVMLESLTGLKRAGADTIITYFTETLLAQKLAR, from the coding sequence ATGACAGCATTCCATCGCGGCCGCCGTTTGCGTTCCACCCCCGAACTCCGCACCCTGGTGCGCGAAACCGCGCCCCTGCTTGTGGAAGACCTTATCCAGCCCTATTTTGTGGTTGAGACCGAAGACCGCGACTTCCGCAAAGAGATAGGCTCCATGCCAGGCCAGTTCCAGTTGAGCCTCGGCGAGCTGGAAAAACAGGTGGAGCGGGCCGTGGATACGGGCCTGCATTCCGTCATTCTTTTCGGCATTCCCGCCGTCAAGGACGCAAAAGCCTGCGGGGCCTACGCCGACGACGGCATTGTGCAGGAGGCCGTGCGCCTGCTCAAAAGCCGCTGGCCCAAACTTTTTGTCATTACCGACGTGTGCCTGTGCGAATACATGAGCCACGGGCACTGCGGCATCCTGACGCCCGAAGGCGTGGTGCGCAATGACGCCACCCTGCCCCTGCTGGCGCAGACGGCGGTGAGCCATGTGCGCGCCGGAGCCGACATGGTGGCCCCCTCCGACATGATGGACGGCCGCGTGGCCGCCATCCGCCAAGCGCTGGACGACGCTGGTTTCACGGGCACGCCCCTCATGTCCTATGCGGTCAAATACGCTTCCGCCTATTACGGGCCTTTCCGCGAGGCCGCCGAAAGCGCGCCCTCAAGCGGGGACCGCAAGTCCTACCAGATGGACCCGGCCAACGCCCGCGAAGCGCTGCGTGAAGCCTACGCCGACCTTGATGAAGGCGCGGACGCCCTCATCGTCAAGCCCGCCGGGCCCTACGCCGACATCATACGCCTTGTGCGCGACCATGTGGACGTGCCGCTCTGCGCCTATCAGGTCAGCGGCGAATACTCGATGATACGCGCCGCAGGCATCAACGGCTGGGTGGACGAGCGCGCCGTCATGCTTGAATCCCTCACAGGCCTCAAGCGCGCGGGCGCAGACACCATCATCACCTACTTTACCGAAACCCTGCTGGCGCAAAAGCTGGCACGGTAA
- the ahbC gene encoding 12,18-didecarboxysiroheme deacetylase has protein sequence MIGISKLYCDQVEPSDALRYGRESGKLPSHLLQFSKDKKPVVVWNMTQRCNLKCVHCYAHAIEVDGSDDISTDQAKTMIDDLAAYGAPVMLFSGGEPLVRKDLVELASHATSRGMRAVISTNGTLITKEKARELKAVGLSYVGISLDGMEEIHDKFRAVPGAFRKALEGITNCQAEGLKVGLRLTINKRNASEIPGIFRLLKDMEIPRACFYHLVYSGRGSELIKEDLDHAETRQVLDLIMDETRALFDAGKGKEILTVDNHADGPYVWMRLKRENPKRAEEVFELLQYNEGNSSGRGIGCISWDGKVHADQFWRNHVLGNVLERPFSQIWDDPSIELLHKLKDKKAHVTGRCAKCQFLNICGGNFRARAEAYYDDIWAPDPACYLTDEEIGIK, from the coding sequence ATGATTGGCATTTCCAAGTTGTACTGCGACCAGGTGGAGCCTTCGGACGCGCTGCGTTATGGCCGTGAATCCGGCAAGCTGCCTTCGCACCTGCTGCAGTTTTCCAAGGATAAAAAACCCGTGGTGGTCTGGAACATGACCCAGCGTTGCAACCTCAAGTGTGTGCACTGCTATGCCCACGCCATCGAGGTTGACGGATCGGACGACATCAGTACCGATCAGGCCAAGACCATGATCGATGATCTGGCCGCCTACGGCGCGCCCGTCATGCTTTTTTCCGGCGGCGAACCCCTGGTGCGCAAGGATCTCGTTGAACTGGCCAGCCACGCCACCTCACGTGGCATGCGCGCGGTCATTTCCACCAACGGCACTCTCATCACCAAGGAAAAGGCACGCGAACTCAAGGCCGTGGGCCTTTCGTACGTGGGCATCTCCCTGGACGGCATGGAAGAAATACACGACAAATTCCGCGCCGTGCCCGGCGCTTTTCGCAAGGCGCTGGAAGGCATCACCAACTGTCAGGCCGAGGGCCTCAAGGTGGGGCTGCGCCTGACCATCAACAAGCGCAATGCCAGTGAAATCCCCGGCATCTTCCGCCTGCTCAAGGATATGGAAATCCCCCGCGCCTGTTTTTACCACCTTGTCTACTCCGGCCGTGGCTCGGAGCTGATCAAGGAAGACCTGGATCATGCGGAAACCCGCCAGGTGCTGGATCTCATCATGGACGAGACCCGCGCCCTGTTCGACGCGGGCAAGGGCAAGGAAATCCTCACCGTGGACAACCATGCCGACGGCCCCTACGTGTGGATGCGCCTCAAGCGCGAGAACCCCAAGCGCGCCGAAGAAGTGTTTGAACTGCTTCAGTACAACGAGGGCAACAGCTCCGGCCGGGGCATAGGCTGTATTTCCTGGGACGGCAAGGTCCACGCCGACCAGTTCTGGCGCAACCATGTGCTCGGCAACGTGCTGGAGCGTCCCTTCTCGCAGATATGGGACGACCCCTCCATCGAACTCTTGCACAAGCTCAAGGACAAGAAGGCCCACGTCACGGGGCGCTGCGCCAAGTGCCAGTTCCTGAACATCTGTGGCGGCAACTTCCGCGCCCGCGCCGAAGCCTATTATGACGACATCTGGGCTCCGGACCCGGCCTGTTACCTGACTGACGAAGAAATCGGCATCAAGTAG
- the alaS gene encoding alanine--tRNA ligase yields MLTAKEIRRRYLEFFHRHQHEIVASGPIIPPNDPSLLFANSGMVQFKKLFLGEEKRSYSRATTCQKCLRVSGKHNDLENVGRTARHHTFFEMLGNFSFGDYFKREAITWAWDFVTKELELSKDKLWVTVFREDDEAADLWAEIAQLPAERIVRMGEKDNFWTMGDTGPCGPCSEIYVDQGEDMSCGPDCGIGVCDCDRFLEIWNLVFTQFDQSADGTRTLLANPNIDTGMGLERMAAVAQGKRSNFDCDLFQDIIQFAAGLAGVKYSFSAPDTNDVDTALRVIADHSRSAAFLIAGGVLPSNENRGYVLRRLIRRALRFATLMGVNEPFMHKVARKVTEVMGDAYPELVESADFIDRAVFEEEQRFSLTLKKGLDLLDEELASLKAQGVTLIPGDFCFKLYDTYGFPLDIVTDVAEKRGFSADAQGFEKYMQEQRQRAREHQKKGGLLGQGDNGDNPFKALADGGAQSRFVGYDGLTAQSAVTVLLNASGQPVDVLGEGESGYAVTEATPFYGEGGGQAGDTGLMSATSGEARVITTHKPAPQLLVHEVEITRGELLQGKEVRLAVDPDERKATARNHTCTHLLHAALRRVLGTHVKQAGSLVDGSRLRFDFSHIAAMTPEELAAVERQVNAAIMADLEVSAKEMNMNDAVASGAMALFNEKYGYIVRVLTVSGAETCDPESVELCGGTHLSRTGEAGGFLIVSESGVAAGTRRIEAVTGWNAYGHAVEQRAELDGLSALLKARPGQLAERVQALYAEVKKLRKASEKASAAPTSGAELAARAQDVNGVRLLAARLDNVPVKALREVMDDVRSRLSENAVACLATVEEGKVGMLIYVSKDLHGRFTAPALIKPVAAPCGGAGGGRPDLAQAGGTQPEGLDEAFAILKKCIEQ; encoded by the coding sequence ATGCTCACCGCTAAAGAAATACGCCGCCGCTATCTTGAGTTTTTTCACCGTCACCAGCACGAAATCGTCGCTTCCGGACCCATTATTCCGCCCAACGATCCTTCGCTGCTTTTTGCCAACTCCGGCATGGTGCAGTTCAAAAAACTCTTTCTTGGCGAAGAAAAGCGCTCCTACTCACGCGCAACCACCTGCCAGAAATGCCTGCGCGTTTCGGGCAAGCATAACGACCTTGAAAACGTGGGCCGCACCGCGCGCCACCACACGTTCTTCGAGATGCTCGGCAACTTTTCCTTTGGCGACTATTTCAAGCGCGAGGCCATCACCTGGGCATGGGATTTCGTGACCAAGGAACTGGAACTCTCCAAGGACAAACTGTGGGTCACTGTCTTTCGTGAAGACGATGAGGCCGCGGATCTCTGGGCCGAAATCGCCCAGTTGCCCGCCGAGCGCATCGTGCGCATGGGCGAAAAGGACAACTTCTGGACCATGGGTGATACCGGCCCCTGCGGCCCCTGTTCCGAAATTTACGTGGACCAGGGCGAAGACATGTCCTGCGGCCCGGACTGCGGCATCGGCGTGTGCGACTGCGACCGCTTTCTTGAAATCTGGAACCTCGTGTTCACCCAGTTCGACCAGAGCGCCGACGGCACCCGCACCCTTCTGGCCAATCCCAACATCGACACGGGCATGGGTCTTGAGCGCATGGCCGCCGTTGCCCAGGGCAAACGCTCCAACTTTGACTGCGACCTGTTCCAGGACATTATCCAGTTCGCGGCGGGCCTTGCGGGCGTGAAGTACAGCTTCAGCGCCCCTGACACCAATGATGTGGACACGGCCCTGCGCGTCATTGCCGACCACAGCCGCTCAGCCGCCTTCCTCATTGCGGGCGGCGTGCTGCCCTCCAATGAAAACCGGGGCTACGTGCTGCGCCGCCTCATCCGCCGCGCCCTGCGCTTCGCCACCCTCATGGGCGTCAACGAACCCTTCATGCACAAGGTGGCCCGCAAGGTCACCGAGGTTATGGGCGACGCCTATCCCGAACTGGTGGAAAGCGCCGACTTCATCGACCGCGCCGTGTTCGAGGAAGAACAGCGCTTCTCCCTGACGCTCAAGAAAGGCCTGGATCTGCTTGACGAAGAACTGGCCTCCCTCAAGGCGCAGGGCGTGACGCTCATTCCCGGCGATTTCTGCTTCAAGCTGTACGACACCTACGGCTTCCCCCTGGACATCGTGACCGACGTGGCCGAAAAGCGCGGCTTCAGCGCCGACGCCCAGGGCTTTGAAAAATACATGCAGGAGCAGCGCCAGCGCGCCCGCGAACACCAGAAAAAGGGCGGGCTGCTCGGCCAGGGCGACAATGGGGACAATCCCTTTAAAGCCCTTGCTGACGGCGGCGCGCAAAGCCGCTTTGTGGGCTATGACGGCCTGACGGCCCAAAGCGCCGTCACCGTGCTGCTCAATGCCTCCGGCCAGCCCGTGGACGTGCTTGGCGAGGGCGAGAGCGGCTACGCCGTTACCGAGGCCACGCCTTTCTACGGCGAGGGCGGCGGTCAGGCAGGCGACACGGGCCTCATGAGCGCCACCTCCGGCGAGGCCAGGGTCATCACCACCCACAAGCCCGCGCCCCAGTTGCTGGTGCATGAAGTCGAGATCACCAGGGGCGAACTGCTGCAAGGCAAGGAAGTGCGCCTGGCGGTGGACCCCGATGAACGCAAGGCCACTGCCCGCAATCACACTTGCACCCATCTGCTGCACGCGGCCCTGCGCCGGGTGCTGGGCACGCACGTCAAGCAGGCCGGTTCCCTGGTGGACGGCAGCCGCCTGCGCTTTGACTTTTCACACATCGCGGCCATGACGCCAGAAGAACTTGCCGCTGTTGAACGTCAGGTCAATGCCGCCATCATGGCCGACCTTGAGGTTTCCGCCAAAGAAATGAACATGAACGACGCGGTGGCCTCAGGGGCCATGGCGCTCTTTAATGAAAAATATGGCTACATTGTGCGCGTGCTCACAGTTTCGGGCGCTGAAACGTGCGACCCTGAGTCCGTAGAACTGTGCGGCGGGACGCATCTGTCCCGCACGGGTGAAGCCGGGGGCTTTCTCATTGTGAGCGAAAGCGGCGTTGCCGCCGGTACCCGCCGCATTGAGGCCGTCACAGGCTGGAACGCATACGGACATGCCGTGGAGCAGCGCGCTGAACTGGACGGTCTTTCCGCCCTGCTCAAGGCCAGGCCCGGCCAGCTTGCCGAACGCGTGCAGGCCCTGTACGCCGAGGTAAAAAAGCTGCGCAAAGCCTCGGAAAAAGCCTCGGCCGCTCCGACTTCCGGCGCGGAGCTGGCTGCCCGAGCCCAGGATGTCAACGGCGTGCGCCTGTTGGCCGCCCGGCTGGACAATGTGCCCGTCAAGGCCCTGCGTGAAGTTATGGACGACGTACGCTCGCGCCTTTCTGAAAATGCGGTGGCCTGCCTCGCCACGGTGGAAGAAGGCAAGGTGGGCATGCTTATTTATGTCTCCAAGGATCTGCATGGCAGATTTACGGCGCCCGCCCTTATCAAGCCTGTGGCCGCACCCTGCGGCGGCGCTGGCGGCGGCAGGCCGGATCTGGCCCAGGCGGGCGGCACTCAGCCCGAAGGTCTGGACGAGGCCTTTGCCATACTGAAAAAATGCATCGAACAATAA
- the recA gene encoding recombinase RecA, whose product MAKKPALSPEDARAEALGTALATIERKYGKGAVMKLSDDAHVNIPVIPTGSIGLDLALGVGGIPRGRISEIFGPESSGKTTLTLHIIAECQRMGGTCAFVDAEHALDVAYAKRLGVNTDELLISQPDYGEQALDIADMLVRSGAVDLVVVDSVAALIPQAELEGDMGETQVGGHARLMSHAMRRLTGTIHKSRTSVIFINQIRMKIGVTGYGSPETTTGGNALKFYSSVRLDIRRIQTLKDKEESFGSRTRVKVVKNKVAPPFRSAIFDILYGQGISRSGELLDLGIEAKIIDQSGSWFAFGSEKLGQGREKVRALLDENIDLRNQIEAKVVEFLGLHPKEFTPTAEDQDEGLDPVSADD is encoded by the coding sequence ATGGCCAAAAAACCGGCCCTGAGCCCTGAAGACGCGCGCGCGGAAGCCCTGGGCACCGCCCTTGCCACCATTGAACGCAAATACGGCAAGGGCGCTGTCATGAAGCTTTCTGACGACGCTCACGTGAATATACCTGTTATCCCTACAGGTTCCATCGGCCTTGACCTGGCCCTGGGCGTGGGCGGCATACCGCGTGGCCGCATATCGGAAATTTTCGGCCCCGAATCTTCGGGCAAAACCACCCTTACCCTGCATATCATTGCCGAGTGCCAGCGCATGGGCGGCACCTGCGCCTTTGTTGACGCCGAACACGCGCTGGACGTGGCTTACGCCAAGCGCCTTGGCGTCAATACTGACGAACTGCTCATCTCGCAGCCAGACTACGGCGAACAGGCCCTGGACATTGCCGACATGCTGGTGCGCTCCGGCGCTGTAGACCTTGTGGTGGTCGACTCCGTGGCGGCCCTCATCCCGCAGGCCGAACTTGAAGGCGATATGGGCGAAACCCAGGTGGGCGGGCATGCCCGGCTCATGTCGCACGCCATGCGCCGCCTCACGGGCACCATCCACAAGTCCCGCACCTCGGTCATCTTCATCAACCAGATACGCATGAAGATCGGCGTCACGGGCTACGGCAGCCCCGAGACCACCACAGGCGGCAACGCGCTGAAGTTCTACTCGTCCGTGCGCCTGGACATCCGCCGCATACAGACCCTCAAGGACAAGGAAGAATCCTTCGGCTCCCGCACCAGGGTCAAGGTGGTCAAAAACAAGGTTGCGCCGCCCTTCCGCAGCGCGATTTTCGACATTCTTTACGGCCAGGGCATCTCGCGTTCCGGCGAACTGCTCGATCTTGGCATTGAGGCCAAAATCATCGACCAGAGTGGGTCATGGTTTGCCTTTGGCTCCGAAAAGCTGGGCCAGGGCCGTGAAAAAGTGCGCGCCCTGCTGGACGAAAACATCGACCTGCGCAACCAGATAGAAGCCAAGGTTGTGGAATTTCTGGGCCTGCACCCCAAGGAATTCACACCCACAGCCGAAGATCAGGATGAGGGGCTGGACCCCGTCTCCGCTGACGATTAA
- a CDS encoding tRNA(5-methylaminomethyl-2-thiouridylate) methyltransferase, translating into MSNQPDIIVLFSGGLDSILAAKVLEQQGLTVRCIHFITPFFGSAKAVPYWRKVYGLDIVSQDVGEEFAQMLRQRPEHGFGKVMNPCVDCKILLLRKARLYMESVGAKGLATGEVLGQRPMSQRRDTLHLIMRDAGVSGILLRPLCATHLPVTQMEESGLVDRTRLLGISGRGRRDQLDLAAELGVTDIPTPGGGCRLTEKENARRYWTVLTLLPEAGDRDFTLANLGRQFWHHDGDNHYWLCIGRNSADNDKLAAAMQPDDMLLRLRDLAGPMALARSGADWPRHVLESAAAHAASYAPKAVAAGGPVAVRARQGQAEGDAAFEMDVTPQRLGEAWGEALWDDVKAVIRAEAKDRLAATLHGKHKPGPEDAE; encoded by the coding sequence ATGAGCAATCAGCCAGACATCATCGTGCTTTTTTCCGGCGGCCTGGACAGCATCCTGGCAGCCAAGGTACTGGAACAGCAGGGACTTACCGTCCGCTGCATCCATTTTATCACGCCCTTTTTCGGCTCTGCCAAGGCCGTGCCCTACTGGCGCAAGGTCTATGGACTGGACATCGTGAGTCAGGACGTGGGCGAAGAATTTGCGCAAATGCTGCGCCAGCGGCCGGAACACGGCTTCGGCAAGGTCATGAACCCCTGCGTGGACTGCAAGATACTGCTCTTGCGCAAGGCGCGCCTGTATATGGAATCCGTCGGGGCCAAGGGGCTCGCCACGGGCGAGGTGCTGGGGCAGCGGCCCATGTCGCAGCGACGCGACACGCTGCACCTTATCATGCGTGATGCGGGCGTCAGCGGTATTTTGCTGCGGCCCCTCTGCGCCACGCATTTGCCGGTGACGCAGATGGAAGAAAGCGGCCTTGTGGATCGCACGCGCCTGCTGGGCATTTCTGGCCGGGGCCGCCGTGATCAGCTCGATCTGGCGGCGGAACTGGGCGTTACGGACATTCCCACCCCAGGCGGCGGCTGCCGCCTGACGGAAAAAGAAAACGCGCGCCGGTACTGGACTGTCCTCACCTTGCTGCCTGAGGCTGGCGACAGGGATTTTACCCTGGCCAATCTTGGCCGCCAGTTCTGGCATCACGACGGCGACAATCATTACTGGCTCTGCATAGGCCGCAACAGCGCGGACAACGACAAGCTGGCCGCAGCCATGCAGCCTGACGACATGCTGCTGCGCCTGCGTGACCTGGCCGGGCCCATGGCTCTGGCCCGCAGCGGCGCGGACTGGCCCCGTCACGTGCTTGAGAGCGCGGCGGCCCATGCGGCCTCCTATGCGCCCAAGGCCGTGGCAGCGGGCGGCCCTGTGGCTGTGCGTGCGCGGCAGGGGCAGGCCGAGGGCGACGCGGCCTTTGAGATGGACGTGACGCCGCAACGCCTTGGAGAAGCCTGGGGCGAAGCGCTCTGGGACGATGTGAAGGCTGTTATCAGGGCCGAAGCGAAGGATCGCCTTGCCGCGACACTGCATGGCAAACACAAGCCCGGCCCGGAAGATGCGGAATAA
- the dksA gene encoding RNA polymerase-binding protein DksA: protein MDHKDLEYFRKLLSEMLEEAQQKGDSTIEELTDSNEVFADPADRATAESDRAFTLRIRDRERRLIRKIQAALTRIDDGTYGICEDCGDDISIPRLKARPVTRLCINCKAKQEEDEHLRGD from the coding sequence ATGGATCATAAGGACTTGGAATATTTTCGCAAACTTCTTTCAGAGATGCTTGAAGAAGCCCAGCAAAAGGGCGACAGCACCATTGAAGAACTTACCGACAGCAATGAAGTTTTTGCTGACCCTGCCGACAGGGCCACAGCAGAGTCTGATCGCGCCTTTACCCTGCGCATCCGTGACCGGGAGCGCCGCCTTATACGCAAAATCCAGGCAGCGCTGACACGTATCGATGACGGAACGTATGGCATCTGCGAAGATTGCGGTGACGACATCAGTATTCCGCGGCTCAAGGCCCGTCCTGTGACGCGGCTGTGCATCAACTGCAAAGCCAAACAGGAAGAGGACGAACACCTGAGAGGCGACTGA
- a CDS encoding NFACT RNA binding domain-containing protein encodes MDAHLFRRLCEDLTPQLAGARIEKLQEPAPGLLVLTWYGGGRKRQLCLRHARKEPFCFLSASRITAGKAPSAQIMRLRKYASGRRIASCVVRFCDRQLWLLLAGGDSGLMADQGGKGSDADAPRLAWLLLDLREGPSLHFLTEGEAPEEEAPDWPGPDTLAQALQDWRAWPVLTPALRRTLTCLEEPEQWALMEDLRAGGGDVFCYGPALPEAAKISVDGAGGQFTDGQFPDDQFTDGQFPGGLAPAGDAAAPANCASPTSSGSSDSSLAFTSATTAAPADSGLFPGRSPRSIRSIRAVSAWPLPPQQCAALLTEDERASGLVLREECSADVLGLTEKAGQDMVLARLAGEQAKEAALPLDRRGRKLTKLLDKLREEERRLTAMTEAQADALALQENLWQWPAEYRALSVTVAAGAHGPAREIRLDPRRNVREEMARLFHTARRGWRGLEHLAQRRGALEQEMTAIARARRDSLLGAGGGQAGCTQTGGGQTRSGQPISGQTISGKPGSGQTLSGKTGGAGTLTGAAAGIPTALPKNVQLFISSDGFALLRGRDAKGNLAARKLAAPHDIWLHAENGPGSHVIIRRTHGGQDVPVSTLDEAGSLAASKSWQKDAARARIQYAEVRHVKPMRNAPAGTVRIDKVLASREVPVDATLEEKLLPE; translated from the coding sequence ATGGACGCACACCTTTTCCGCCGCCTTTGTGAAGACCTGACGCCCCAGCTTGCCGGGGCGCGCATTGAAAAATTGCAGGAACCAGCCCCCGGGCTTCTGGTGCTCACCTGGTATGGCGGCGGCCGCAAGCGCCAGCTGTGCCTGCGGCACGCCCGCAAGGAACCCTTCTGCTTTTTGAGCGCCAGCCGCATCACGGCGGGCAAAGCGCCTTCGGCCCAGATCATGCGCCTGCGCAAATATGCGTCCGGCCGCCGCATCGCGTCCTGCGTGGTGAGGTTTTGCGATCGCCAGCTCTGGCTGCTGCTGGCCGGGGGCGACAGCGGGCTCATGGCGGATCAGGGCGGCAAAGGTTCTGATGCTGACGCGCCCCGGCTCGCCTGGCTTTTGCTGGACTTGCGGGAAGGGCCGTCCCTGCATTTTCTGACAGAGGGCGAAGCGCCGGAAGAGGAAGCCCCCGACTGGCCCGGCCCGGACACTCTGGCCCAGGCCCTGCAAGACTGGCGCGCGTGGCCCGTGCTCACTCCGGCCCTGCGGCGCACCCTGACCTGCCTGGAAGAGCCGGAGCAATGGGCCCTGATGGAAGATTTGCGGGCTGGCGGCGGCGACGTGTTCTGCTACGGCCCGGCATTGCCGGAAGCGGCAAAGATCTCGGTGGATGGCGCAGGCGGCCAGTTCACGGACGGGCAGTTTCCGGACGACCAGTTCACGGACGGGCAGTTTCCGGGCGGCCTGGCCCCTGCCGGGGATGCGGCGGCCCCCGCCAATTGCGCCAGTCCCACCAGTTCCGGCAGTTCCGACTCTTCCCTGGCTTTCACTTCCGCCACTACGGCGGCCCCGGCCGATTCCGGGCTTTTCCCCGGTCGCTCCCCCCGCTCCATCCGTTCCATTCGGGCCGTCAGCGCATGGCCCTTGCCGCCGCAGCAGTGCGCGGCCCTGCTCACAGAGGATGAGCGGGCGTCCGGCCTTGTGCTGCGTGAAGAGTGCAGCGCGGATGTGCTGGGCCTCACGGAAAAAGCCGGGCAGGACATGGTGCTGGCCCGGCTTGCCGGTGAACAGGCAAAGGAGGCGGCCCTGCCCCTGGACAGACGCGGGCGCAAGCTCACAAAGCTGTTGGACAAGTTGCGTGAAGAAGAGCGCCGCCTCACGGCCATGACCGAGGCGCAGGCCGATGCGCTGGCGCTTCAGGAAAACCTGTGGCAATGGCCTGCGGAATACCGGGCGCTCAGCGTTACGGTGGCTGCTGGCGCGCACGGCCCTGCCCGCGAGATACGCCTGGACCCACGGCGCAACGTGCGCGAGGAAATGGCGCGGCTCTTTCATACGGCCCGGCGCGGCTGGCGCGGTCTGGAGCATCTGGCGCAGCGCCGTGGAGCGCTGGAGCAGGAAATGACTGCCATAGCCCGCGCACGGCGCGACAGCCTGCTGGGCGCAGGCGGCGGCCAAGCAGGCTGTACCCAGACAGGCGGCGGCCAGACCCGCTCTGGCCAACCAATCTCTGGCCAAACAATCTCTGGCAAGCCGGGCAGCGGCCAGACACTCTCGGGTAAGACCGGCGGGGCCGGAACCCTCACTGGCGCTGCTGCGGGCATACCCACGGCTCTGCCGAAAAATGTCCAGCTTTTCATCAGTTCGGACGGCTTTGCCCTGCTGCGCGGGCGTGACGCCAAGGGCAACCTTGCGGCCCGCAAACTGGCGGCCCCCCACGATATCTGGCTGCATGCCGAAAACGGGCCGGGGTCGCACGTCATCATACGGCGCACCCACGGCGGGCAGGACGTGCCTGTCAGTACGCTGGACGAAGCCGGTTCCCTGGCGGCCAGCAAAAGCTGGCAAAAGGACGCGGCCCGCGCCCGCATCCAGTATGCCGAGGTGCGCCACGTCAAGCCCATGCGCAATGCCCCTGCGGGCACGGTGCGCATAGACAAGGTGCTGGCCTCGCGCGAGGTGCCCGTGGACGCCACCCTGGAGGAAAAACTGCTGCCGGAGTAA